GACTCCAGATCAATATTTAGGAGATTTAATGGGATTATGTCAAGATAAAAGGGGAAATTATTTAAACATTGAATATATTGATGATAGTAGACGAACTTTAACATATGAAATGCCCTTGAATGAAATTGTCTTTGATTTTTTTAACAAATTAAAATCAATTTCAAAAGGATATGCTTCATTTGATTATGATTTAATAGATTATAAACAATCAAAACTTATTAAAATGGATATACTTTTAAACGGAGATATAATTGATGCACTTTCAACAATTGTGCATAAGGATTTTGCATATCATAGGGGAAAAATTTTAACAAAAAAATTAGAAGAAATAATCCCAAGGCAAAATTTTGAAGTACCAATTCAAGCTGCAATTGGAAGCAAAATTATTGCAAGAGAAACAATTAAAGCAATGAGAAAAAATGTTCTTGCAAAATGTTATGGTGGAGATATTTCACGTAAGAAAAAACTATTAGAAAAACAAAAGGAAGGAAAGAAAAGAATGAAAGCAATTGGTTCTGTAGAAGTACCACAAGAAGCTTTTATAGCTGTTCTTAAATTAGATGATTAATATGGAATTTATATTTGATTATTCAATAAATAATGATGTTTTTTTTAGAAGCAAAAAAAATTAGAGATGTAGTTTTTGTTAAAGAACAAGAATGTCCGATTAATGAAGAATTTGATAAGTATGATAATGTAAGTTATCATATAGTTGGTTTTTTGAATAAGAAGCCAGTTTGTTGTGCTAAAATATTGAAAAAAAAAGATGAAAAATGGTATTTAGGAAGAATTGCTGTTTTAAAAGAAAATAGAGATCAAAATTTAGTGTTTGATCTTATGAAATATTTGATTGAATTTTTTATAAAAAATATTAATCAAAAAGAATTATATTTAAATGCACAAATTTATGCACTAAATTTTTACAAAAAATTAAATTTCAATGAAATTGGAGAAACTTTTTTCGAAGCTAATATAGAACATATAAAAATGGTAAGATTTTTTTAGATTTTATCATTTTTTATTAAATAAATTTTTATAACATAATATTGAAAATATTTAATATAATTTATTTCTTATTTAAATAATAAATAAATTATATGGTACCTAAGAGTTTATTTTTTAAGTTATAATAATTAAAATGGAAGGAAGGTTTTTAAGGTGAAACAAATAAAAATATGGAGATTTTTGATAATT
This genomic window from Spiroplasma taiwanense CT-1 contains:
- a CDS encoding GNAT family N-acetyltransferase, which produces MMFFLEAKKIRDVVFVKEQECPINEEFDKYDNVSYHIVGFLNKKPVCCAKILKKKDEKWYLGRIAVLKENRDQNLVFDLMKYLIEFFIKNINQKELYLNAQIYALNFYKKLNFNEIGETFFEANIEHIKMVRFF